The following are encoded together in the Sphingomicrobium clamense genome:
- a CDS encoding redoxin domain-containing protein, which produces MSQLIPTQPVPDVDLPMLPDGRFSLAGDNPDFLSILAIYRGVHCPLCKKWLEQLDGLVDQYAERGINVTAMSMDEEARARLSQKDWNIDNVPLAYGMSEELARSLGCYISTKREGSKEPDRFCEPGLLLVHPDQTLYAGVWQTMPFTRPDWETLMGALDFVRDKDYPPRGAAT; this is translated from the coding sequence ATGTCCCAACTGATCCCTACGCAACCCGTCCCCGACGTCGACCTGCCGATGCTTCCCGATGGCCGGTTCAGCCTGGCGGGCGACAATCCCGACTTCCTCTCGATCCTCGCCATCTATCGCGGGGTGCACTGCCCGCTGTGCAAGAAATGGCTCGAGCAGCTGGACGGGCTGGTCGACCAATATGCGGAGCGCGGGATCAATGTGACCGCGATGAGCATGGACGAAGAAGCGCGCGCCCGGCTCTCGCAAAAGGATTGGAACATCGACAACGTCCCGCTCGCCTATGGCATGAGCGAAGAGCTGGCGCGGAGCCTTGGTTGCTACATCTCGACCAAGCGCGAAGGATCGAAAGAGCCCGACCGCTTCTGCGAGCCCGGCCTGTTGCTCGTCCATCCCGACCAGACGCTTTACGCCGGCGTGTGGCAGACCATGCCGTTCACACGGCCCGATTGGGAAACGCTGATGGGTGCGCTCGATTTCGTGCGCGACAAGGATTATCCGCCCCGCGGCGCCGCGACCTAA
- a CDS encoding CoA-acylating methylmalonate-semialdehyde dehydrogenase, protein MRSIQHYINGKSVSGGDRSGVVFNPSEGKQQAEVALGGADVLQQAVDAANAAQPAWAATNPQRRARVMFRYKELVEQHMDELAELLSSEHGKVIADAKGDVQRGLEVIEFCCGIPHAQKGEYTQGAGPGIDVYSMRQPLGIGCGITPFNFPAMIPMWMFGPAIATGNAFILKPSERDPSVPVRLAELMTEAGLPDGILNVVHGDKEMVDAILDHDDIKAVSFVGSSDIAQYIYSRGTANAKRVQAFGGAKNHGIVMPDADLDQVVNDLTGAAFGSAGERCMALPVVVPVGDDTAARLREKLVPAIEKLRVGVSTDPDAHYGPVVNEAHKQRVENWIAKCADEGGELVIDGRGLELQGTDGWFVGPTFFDHVKPEFESYKEEIFGPVLQMVRADTFEEAVRLPSEHQYGNGVAIFTRNGHAAREFAHRVNVGMVGINVPIPVPVAYHTFGGWKRSGFGDIDQHGPDGIRFWTKAKKITQRWPDGIVGGDNKDAFVIPTMG, encoded by the coding sequence ATGCGCAGCATCCAGCATTACATCAACGGCAAGAGCGTGAGCGGGGGCGACCGTAGCGGCGTCGTCTTCAACCCGTCCGAAGGCAAGCAGCAGGCGGAGGTCGCGCTGGGCGGCGCGGATGTCCTGCAGCAGGCGGTCGACGCCGCCAATGCGGCGCAGCCCGCATGGGCCGCGACCAACCCGCAGCGCCGCGCGCGCGTCATGTTCCGCTACAAGGAGCTGGTCGAGCAGCATATGGACGAGCTCGCCGAACTGCTGTCCAGCGAGCATGGCAAGGTCATTGCCGACGCCAAGGGCGACGTGCAGCGCGGGCTCGAAGTGATCGAATTCTGCTGCGGCATCCCTCACGCGCAGAAAGGTGAATATACCCAGGGCGCAGGCCCCGGCATCGACGTCTATTCGATGCGCCAGCCACTCGGCATCGGCTGCGGCATCACGCCGTTCAACTTCCCCGCGATGATCCCGATGTGGATGTTCGGCCCAGCCATCGCGACCGGCAACGCCTTCATTCTCAAGCCCTCCGAGCGCGACCCGAGCGTGCCCGTGCGCCTCGCAGAACTGATGACCGAAGCCGGACTTCCCGACGGCATCCTCAACGTCGTCCACGGCGACAAGGAAATGGTCGATGCGATCCTCGACCATGACGACATCAAGGCGGTCAGCTTCGTCGGTTCGTCCGACATCGCGCAATATATTTACTCGCGCGGCACCGCGAACGCGAAGCGCGTGCAGGCCTTCGGGGGCGCGAAGAATCACGGCATCGTCATGCCCGACGCCGATCTCGACCAGGTCGTCAACGACCTCACTGGCGCCGCCTTCGGCTCGGCGGGCGAGCGCTGCATGGCGCTTCCAGTGGTCGTGCCCGTGGGCGACGACACCGCTGCGCGCCTGCGCGAAAAGCTAGTCCCCGCGATCGAGAAGCTGCGCGTCGGCGTTTCGACCGATCCCGACGCCCATTACGGCCCGGTGGTCAACGAAGCCCACAAGCAGCGCGTCGAAAACTGGATTGCCAAATGCGCCGACGAAGGCGGCGAACTGGTCATCGACGGTCGCGGTCTCGAACTGCAGGGCACTGACGGCTGGTTCGTCGGCCCGACCTTCTTCGATCACGTGAAGCCCGAATTCGAAAGCTACAAGGAAGAGATTTTCGGTCCCGTGCTCCAGATGGTCCGCGCCGATACGTTCGAAGAGGCCGTGCGCCTGCCGAGCGAGCATCAATATGGCAACGGTGTCGCCATTTTCACGCGTAACGGCCACGCCGCGCGCGAATTCGCGCATCGCGTCAATGTCGGCATGGTCGGCATCAACGTGCCCATCCCCGTGCCGGTCGCCTATCACACGTTCGGCGGCTGGAAGCGTTCGGGCTTCGGCGACATCGACCAGCACGGCCCCGACGGCATCCGCTTCTGGACCAAGGCGAAGAAGATCACCCAGCGCTGGCCCGACGGCATCGTGGGTGGCGACAACAAGGACGCGTTCGTCATCCCGACGATGGGGTGA
- the rnr gene encoding ribonuclease R, with the protein MAKKPKQKPQGLPTQKQILEFIESSDQPAGKREIARAFGLKGNDKIALKRLLKDMADEGLIDSSPGRAFHKMGGVPRVTVLRVVSTEDGEVWATPENWHAETPAPKIRVIEKGRRSALAVNDRILSRTEERGQGHVAHVMKKLARSAEMLMGVVRKEGSRHFLAPIDKKVRTTFLLTDLGEAEVGDLVLAEPTKSGGRQNTAKVDAVLGDPFAPKSFSMIAIHKHGIRDKFPESVLREAEKVAKLDLGDFREDLRDVPIVAIDPEDARDHDDAIWAAHDDAKDNPGGYKAIVAIADVSYYVRPNSELDKEALKRGNSVYFPDQVVPMLPEELSAGICSLKEGADRAAMVAHIRFDSGGNMKDFRFTRAKVRIAANIAYEDAQAAIDGEEGRVDPEIVKHSLKPLWDCWKVMFEARNAREPLDLDLPERRVQLDEKGRIMSVAPRERLDAHRLVEDFMIAANVAAAKALEKKKAPVMYRIHEVPDREKLVTLKDYLKTFDIDFALGQVIQPKTFNRILERLGPDHDNRIEITEQILRSQMQARYGPEPLGHFGLALGSYAHFTSPIRRYADLIVHRSLVSKYDLGPGGLEKGQADDLGKIGEIISGLERRAMEAERETVDRYVAAYLADQVGQLVKARITGVQPFGFFATVDGLGGDGLVLAKTLGREYFRYDEKRQSLIGEDSGDEYRGGQRLELKLVEADPVSGALRFELPEGSYGGDSQDRRTGSREGGGGRRDGQERRTGARKRHRDGGGRRGKSSKAGPKGRGR; encoded by the coding sequence ATGGCCAAGAAACCGAAGCAGAAGCCTCAGGGGCTTCCGACCCAGAAGCAGATCCTCGAATTTATCGAGTCCTCCGACCAGCCGGCGGGCAAGCGCGAGATTGCGCGTGCGTTCGGGCTCAAAGGAAATGACAAGATCGCGCTCAAGCGCTTGCTCAAGGACATGGCCGACGAAGGGCTGATCGACAGCAGCCCGGGCCGCGCCTTCCACAAGATGGGCGGCGTGCCGCGCGTGACCGTGTTGCGGGTCGTCTCGACCGAGGATGGCGAAGTCTGGGCGACCCCCGAAAACTGGCACGCCGAAACCCCTGCGCCCAAGATCCGCGTGATCGAGAAAGGGAGGCGTTCCGCGCTTGCGGTCAACGACCGCATCCTCTCGCGCACCGAGGAGCGCGGGCAGGGCCATGTCGCGCACGTCATGAAGAAGCTCGCCCGCTCGGCCGAGATGCTGATGGGCGTCGTGCGCAAGGAAGGCAGCCGCCACTTTCTCGCGCCGATCGACAAGAAAGTGCGCACCACTTTCTTGCTTACCGATCTGGGCGAAGCAGAAGTTGGCGATCTCGTGCTCGCCGAGCCGACCAAGAGTGGCGGGCGGCAGAATACTGCCAAGGTGGACGCGGTGCTCGGCGATCCGTTCGCGCCCAAGTCCTTCTCCATGATCGCGATCCACAAGCACGGTATCCGCGACAAGTTTCCCGAAAGCGTGCTGCGCGAAGCCGAGAAGGTGGCCAAGTTGGACCTCGGCGACTTTCGCGAGGATTTGCGCGACGTGCCGATCGTCGCGATCGACCCCGAGGATGCACGCGATCATGACGATGCGATCTGGGCCGCGCATGACGACGCCAAGGACAATCCGGGCGGCTACAAGGCGATCGTCGCGATCGCCGACGTCAGCTACTATGTCCGCCCCAATAGCGAGCTCGACAAGGAAGCCTTGAAGCGCGGCAACAGCGTCTACTTCCCCGACCAGGTCGTGCCGATGCTGCCCGAGGAATTGTCGGCCGGAATCTGCTCGCTAAAGGAGGGCGCCGACCGCGCCGCGATGGTCGCGCACATCCGCTTCGACAGCGGCGGCAACATGAAGGATTTCCGCTTTACCCGCGCGAAAGTCCGCATCGCCGCCAATATCGCTTATGAAGACGCACAGGCCGCGATCGATGGCGAGGAAGGGCGCGTCGACCCCGAGATCGTCAAACATTCGCTCAAGCCGCTCTGGGATTGCTGGAAGGTCATGTTCGAGGCGCGCAATGCGCGTGAGCCGCTCGACCTCGACCTGCCCGAACGCCGGGTCCAGCTGGACGAGAAGGGCCGCATCATGTCGGTGGCGCCGCGCGAACGGCTCGATGCGCACCGGCTGGTCGAGGATTTCATGATCGCCGCCAACGTCGCGGCCGCCAAGGCGCTGGAGAAGAAGAAGGCGCCGGTCATGTACCGTATCCACGAGGTGCCCGATCGCGAAAAGCTCGTCACGCTCAAGGATTATCTCAAGACGTTCGATATCGACTTTGCGCTCGGACAGGTCATCCAGCCCAAGACGTTCAACCGCATCCTCGAACGGCTCGGCCCCGACCACGACAACCGGATCGAGATTACCGAGCAGATCCTGCGCAGCCAGATGCAGGCGCGCTACGGCCCCGAACCGCTCGGCCATTTCGGCCTCGCGCTGGGGAGCTACGCCCATTTCACCTCGCCCATCCGCCGATACGCCGACCTCATCGTCCATCGCTCGCTCGTGTCGAAATACGATCTTGGCCCCGGCGGGCTGGAGAAAGGGCAGGCGGACGATCTCGGCAAGATTGGCGAAATCATCTCAGGCCTCGAACGCCGTGCGATGGAGGCGGAGCGCGAGACAGTCGACCGCTATGTCGCCGCCTATCTTGCCGACCAGGTCGGCCAGCTGGTGAAGGCGCGCATCACGGGCGTGCAGCCCTTCGGCTTCTTCGCCACGGTTGACGGGTTGGGCGGCGACGGGCTCGTCCTCGCCAAGACGTTGGGCCGCGAATATTTCCGCTATGACGAGAAACGCCAGTCGCTGATCGGCGAGGATAGCGGTGACGAATATCGCGGCGGCCAGCGGCTCGAGCTCAAGCTGGTCGAGGCCGATCCGGTTTCGGGCGCGCTGCGCTTCGAACTTCCCGAGGGCAGCTATGGCGGTGACAGCCAGGATCGCCGCACCGGGTCCCGCGAGGGTGGCGGTGGACGGCGCGATGGCCAGGAACGCCGCACCGGGGCGCGCAAACGCCACCGCGACGGCGGGGGGCGTCGCGGCAAGTCGAGCAAGGCTGGACCAAAGGGCAGGGGGCGCTGA
- a CDS encoding NADPH-dependent FMN reductase — translation MTKPTVAFICGSIREASFHRRIGKAIADMVSDRLEIEEVAIADLPLYNPDIDNDDRPEAWQTYRDAIEGKDAVLFASPEWNRSITGALKNAIDVGSRPYGKGVLIGKPCAVFSTTPGSTGALGGSLAILPCFKTLDMPDMGQPEAYYGGISDDKIDLDGTIHDNGLRKEVSRFAKAFASHIEQMVRGGSEHAG, via the coding sequence ATGACCAAGCCCACCGTCGCCTTCATCTGCGGGTCGATCCGCGAAGCCAGCTTCCATCGCCGCATTGGCAAGGCGATCGCCGACATGGTGTCCGACCGCCTCGAGATCGAGGAAGTCGCGATCGCCGATCTCCCGCTCTACAATCCGGACATCGACAATGACGACCGGCCGGAGGCGTGGCAAACCTATCGCGACGCCATCGAGGGAAAGGATGCCGTCCTGTTCGCCAGCCCCGAATGGAACCGCTCGATCACCGGCGCGCTCAAAAATGCCATCGACGTCGGCTCGCGCCCCTATGGAAAGGGCGTGCTGATCGGCAAGCCCTGCGCGGTCTTCTCGACCACGCCCGGGTCGACCGGCGCGCTGGGCGGCAGCCTCGCCATCCTGCCCTGCTTCAAAACGCTCGACATGCCCGACATGGGACAGCCCGAGGCCTATTATGGCGGCATCAGCGACGACAAGATCGACCTCGACGGCACCATCCATGACAACGGGTTGCGCAAGGAGGTCTCCCGCTTTGCAAAAGCTTTCGCCAGTCACATCGAGCAGATGGTGCGTGGTGGCAGCGAACATGCCGGTTGA
- the astD gene encoding succinylglutamate-semialdehyde dehydrogenase: MAETMTSHEPATGKKLWSGSAGDPAAEIAKAREAFPDWADHSFTFRAETMRRVANVVRAKEKEFADLIARETGKPLWEAQQEVGIVIGKVDISIDAYSNRTGSTTFEGALGSKVAVRHRPHGVLGVLGPYNFPAHLPNGHIVPALLAGNTVVFKPSEKTPASGEFLVQCFHEGGVPENALRLVQGGIEVGKALAGDDGLDGLLFTGSAGAGKALAKQYADTPHKILAIEAGGNNPLVAWDMKDIHAAAAIITQSAFLSAGQRCTCARRLIVPEEGHEETLDEVLKLVDRIIVDHPHADPAPFMGPVIDNAAADNVQEQFVELMMKGGVPIKKLHRPDEEKPFLTPAIIDVTNVKNRPDVEIFGPVLQLVRVRNFEEAIAEANKTRFGLAASVLTRSPELYKQFWRGVRAGVVNWNKPTNGAPSTAPFGGVGISGNHRPSAYYAADYCAWPVTSVEAELCRASIGTGLKDPATEKTR, translated from the coding sequence ATGGCCGAAACGATGACGTCGCACGAACCCGCAACGGGCAAGAAACTCTGGAGCGGGAGCGCAGGCGACCCCGCCGCCGAGATCGCCAAGGCACGCGAGGCCTTTCCCGACTGGGCCGATCACAGCTTCACCTTCCGCGCCGAGACGATGCGCCGCGTCGCCAATGTCGTGCGCGCGAAGGAAAAGGAGTTCGCCGACCTGATCGCGCGCGAGACGGGCAAGCCGCTGTGGGAAGCGCAGCAGGAAGTCGGGATCGTCATCGGCAAGGTCGATATCTCGATCGACGCCTATTCCAACCGCACCGGTTCGACCACGTTCGAGGGCGCGCTCGGCTCGAAAGTCGCGGTGCGCCATCGCCCGCACGGCGTGTTGGGCGTGCTCGGGCCCTATAATTTCCCGGCCCACCTGCCCAATGGGCATATCGTCCCTGCGCTGCTGGCGGGGAACACGGTCGTCTTCAAACCGTCCGAAAAAACCCCGGCAAGCGGCGAATTCCTCGTCCAGTGCTTTCACGAGGGCGGCGTCCCCGAAAATGCGTTGCGCCTCGTCCAGGGCGGTATCGAGGTCGGCAAGGCGCTGGCGGGAGACGACGGGCTTGACGGCCTGCTCTTCACCGGCTCGGCGGGCGCGGGCAAGGCGCTCGCCAAGCAATATGCCGACACGCCGCACAAGATCCTCGCGATCGAGGCAGGCGGGAACAACCCGCTGGTCGCGTGGGACATGAAGGACATTCATGCCGCCGCCGCGATCATCACCCAATCGGCCTTCCTGTCGGCGGGGCAGCGCTGCACCTGCGCACGCCGCCTGATCGTGCCCGAAGAAGGCCATGAGGAAACGCTCGACGAAGTGCTGAAGCTGGTCGACCGGATCATCGTCGACCATCCCCACGCAGACCCCGCGCCCTTCATGGGGCCGGTGATCGACAATGCGGCGGCAGACAATGTGCAGGAGCAGTTCGTCGAGCTGATGATGAAGGGCGGCGTGCCGATCAAGAAGCTGCACCGCCCTGACGAGGAAAAGCCTTTCCTGACGCCCGCGATCATCGACGTCACCAACGTCAAGAACCGCCCCGACGTCGAGATTTTCGGCCCCGTGCTGCAGCTCGTCCGCGTGCGCAATTTCGAGGAAGCGATCGCGGAAGCGAACAAGACGCGCTTCGGGCTCGCCGCCAGCGTGCTGACGCGCTCACCCGAGCTCTACAAACAGTTCTGGCGCGGCGTGCGCGCGGGCGTCGTCAACTGGAACAAGCCGACCAACGGCGCTCCCTCGACTGCGCCCTTCGGTGGCGTCGGCATCTCGGGCAACCATCGCCCGAGCGCCTACTACGCTGCTGATTATTGCGCCTGGCCGGTGACCAGCGTCGAGGCGGAGCTGTGCCGTGCGAGCATCGGGACGGGCCTCAAGGACCCGGCGACCGAAAAGACCCGCTAA
- the dcd gene encoding dCTP deaminase, with the protein MSILSDKWIRQKSQDDGMIEPFVEAQRREGNISFGLSSYGYDARVADEFKIFTNVDSSVVDPKSFDPKNFVDRQTDVCIIPPNSFALARTVEYFRIPEDVLVICLGKSTYARCGIIVNVTPLEPGWEGHVTLEFSNTTPLPAKIYANEGACQFLFLKGNERCETSYKDRAGKYMGQRGVTLPKL; encoded by the coding sequence ATGAGCATTCTATCCGATAAGTGGATTCGCCAGAAGAGCCAGGACGACGGCATGATCGAGCCGTTCGTCGAGGCGCAGCGGCGCGAGGGCAATATCAGCTTTGGGCTTTCGAGCTACGGTTACGACGCGCGGGTCGCGGACGAATTCAAGATCTTCACCAATGTCGACTCAAGCGTCGTCGATCCCAAGAGCTTCGACCCCAAGAATTTCGTCGACCGGCAGACCGACGTCTGCATCATTCCGCCCAACAGCTTCGCGCTGGCGCGGACGGTCGAATATTTCCGCATCCCCGAGGACGTGCTGGTCATCTGCCTCGGAAAGTCGACCTATGCGCGGTGCGGCATCATCGTGAACGTCACCCCGCTCGAGCCGGGCTGGGAGGGGCATGTTACGCTGGAATTTTCCAACACGACGCCGCTCCCCGCCAAGATCTATGCCAATGAAGGCGCGTGCCAGTTTCTGTTCCTCAAGGGGAACGAGCGGTGCGAGACGAGCTACAAGGACCGCGCCGGCAAATATATGGGTCAGCGCGGGGTCACGCTGCCCAAGCTTTAG
- a CDS encoding protein adenylyltransferase SelO family protein codes for MAKSQPYRPDPKILELGDRFFDPVEAADFPRTEERFFNARWAEKIGLGDLDAKAREAHFGRFEPLPDNLQQPLALRYHGHQFRHYNPELGDGRGFLFAQIRDGHDRLLDLGTKGSGQTPWSRRGDGRLTLKGGVREILATEMLEALGVNTSKSFALYETGEELWRGDEPSPTRSSVLTRLGHGHIRIGTFQRLAYHNDNDGIAALTDYCLRHLYGEAPTGDTAEHAARLFELVVAATAKLAASYMAAGFVHGVLNSDNIAITAESFDYGPWRFTPMWDPAFTAAYFDEAGLYAFARQPEAIQWDVAQLGGVFSLVCPAERLQPALEDWGPQFDRAVSRALLARLGVGESDEDADLARLLVAALATQDATINRVFFDWQGGVDPGADAYPAPAFRALAERLDGRGGKRPNHEYWSDPDPVAMPIETVEALWAHIDERDDWAPLQRMIANIRRMGEAMALRA; via the coding sequence ATGGCCAAAAGCCAACCCTATCGTCCCGATCCCAAAATCCTCGAGCTCGGGGACCGCTTCTTCGATCCCGTCGAGGCGGCCGACTTCCCGAGGACCGAGGAGCGCTTCTTCAATGCGCGCTGGGCAGAGAAGATCGGTCTCGGCGATCTGGATGCCAAGGCACGCGAGGCGCATTTCGGACGCTTCGAGCCGCTACCCGACAATCTGCAGCAGCCGCTCGCGCTGCGCTATCACGGGCACCAATTTCGGCACTACAACCCCGAGCTGGGCGACGGGCGCGGCTTCCTGTTCGCGCAGATTCGCGACGGCCACGACCGCTTGCTCGACCTGGGCACCAAGGGTTCGGGGCAAACGCCGTGGAGCCGACGCGGCGACGGGCGGCTGACGCTCAAGGGCGGGGTGCGCGAGATTTTGGCGACCGAAATGCTCGAGGCGCTGGGCGTCAACACGTCGAAAAGCTTCGCGCTCTACGAAACGGGCGAGGAATTGTGGCGCGGAGACGAGCCCTCCCCTACCCGCTCGAGCGTGCTGACGCGGCTTGGCCACGGCCATATCCGTATCGGCACCTTCCAGCGTCTCGCCTATCACAACGACAATGACGGCATCGCGGCACTGACCGACTATTGCCTGCGCCATCTTTACGGCGAGGCACCGACGGGAGACACGGCGGAGCATGCGGCGCGCTTGTTCGAGCTGGTCGTGGCGGCGACCGCGAAACTCGCTGCGTCCTACATGGCCGCAGGGTTCGTGCACGGCGTGCTCAACAGCGACAATATCGCGATCACCGCGGAAAGCTTCGACTACGGCCCATGGCGGTTCACGCCGATGTGGGATCCGGCCTTTACGGCCGCCTATTTCGACGAAGCCGGCCTTTACGCCTTTGCGCGCCAGCCCGAGGCGATCCAGTGGGACGTCGCGCAATTGGGCGGCGTCTTCTCGCTCGTCTGCCCGGCGGAGCGGTTGCAGCCCGCGCTCGAGGATTGGGGCCCGCAATTCGACCGCGCCGTTTCTCGCGCTTTGCTCGCCCGGCTTGGTGTCGGCGAGAGCGACGAAGATGCCGACCTGGCGCGGCTGCTGGTGGCTGCGCTGGCGACACAGGATGCGACGATCAATCGCGTTTTCTTCGACTGGCAAGGCGGGGTCGACCCGGGGGCCGACGCCTACCCTGCCCCGGCCTTCCGTGCGCTGGCCGAACGGCTGGATGGGCGCGGTGGCAAACGGCCAAACCACGAATATTGGTCCGATCCGGACCCGGTCGCTATGCCGATCGAGACGGTCGAGGCGCTGTGGGCGCATATCGACGAACGCGACGACTGGGCGCCGCTGCAACGGATGATCGCGAATATCCGGCGGATGGGGGAAGCGATGGCGCTTCGCGCTTGA
- a CDS encoding replicative DNA helicase, with product MAEVIQIGESGGSNAEQKLPHNVEAEAALLGALMIDNRLVEDVQMKLRAHHFYEPLHGRIYDQILKLTDKNMVANPVTLKPLFEADEPMKEVGGPAYLAKLTGSGASVIGAKDFAAQVYDLALLRSLVGVGRELVEGAMDTSEDVAPLDQIERAETELYRVAEEGGAEGKAKSFSEATKLALEMAEKALNFGGKLSGLTSGIEGINGKTGGLQRSDLVILAGRPGMGKSSLAMNIAFSCAQRFVRDQQDGIPPEKAAGAPVAFFSLEMSADQLATRVLAAESGISSEKLRMGKIGRDEFQNLARASAELSNLPLYIDDTAGLSIAALRTRARRLKRQKGIGMVVVDYLQLLSGTGRSSESNRVQEISEISRGLKQLAKELDCPVIALSQLSRAVEQREDKRPQLSDLRESGSIEQDADMVWFVYRGDYYLEMRKPEDDHPEFVEWQEEMNRLYGLAELIVAKQRHGSTGKVMMKFDRTVTRFTDVVDESYYAEPRG from the coding sequence ATGGCCGAAGTGATCCAGATTGGCGAGAGCGGGGGCTCGAACGCCGAACAGAAATTGCCGCACAATGTCGAGGCGGAGGCTGCGCTGCTTGGCGCGCTGATGATCGACAACAGGCTCGTCGAGGACGTGCAGATGAAGCTGCGCGCCCATCATTTTTACGAGCCGCTCCACGGGCGCATCTACGACCAGATCCTCAAGCTCACCGACAAGAACATGGTCGCCAACCCGGTGACCCTCAAGCCGCTGTTCGAGGCGGACGAACCGATGAAGGAAGTGGGCGGGCCGGCCTATCTCGCCAAGCTCACCGGATCGGGTGCGAGCGTGATCGGCGCGAAAGATTTCGCCGCGCAGGTCTACGATCTCGCGCTGCTCCGCTCGCTCGTCGGCGTCGGGCGCGAACTGGTCGAAGGCGCGATGGACACGTCGGAGGACGTCGCCCCGCTCGACCAGATCGAACGTGCCGAGACCGAACTCTACCGAGTGGCAGAGGAAGGCGGCGCGGAAGGCAAGGCGAAGAGCTTTTCCGAAGCCACCAAGCTGGCGCTCGAAATGGCCGAAAAGGCACTCAATTTCGGCGGCAAACTGTCAGGGCTCACCTCGGGGATCGAGGGCATCAATGGCAAGACCGGTGGCCTCCAGCGCTCCGACCTCGTCATCCTCGCCGGACGTCCGGGTATGGGCAAGTCATCGCTCGCGATGAACATCGCCTTTTCCTGCGCCCAGCGTTTCGTGCGCGACCAGCAGGACGGCATCCCGCCCGAAAAGGCCGCCGGCGCGCCGGTCGCCTTCTTCAGCCTTGAAATGTCCGCCGACCAGCTCGCCACGCGTGTGCTCGCCGCCGAGAGCGGGATCAGCTCGGAAAAGCTGCGCATGGGCAAGATCGGCCGCGACGAGTTCCAGAACCTCGCGCGCGCTTCGGCCGAACTCTCAAACCTGCCGCTTTATATCGACGATACCGCCGGTCTTTCGATCGCCGCGCTGCGCACCCGTGCTCGCCGCCTCAAGCGGCAGAAGGGCATCGGTATGGTCGTGGTCGACTATCTCCAGCTGCTCTCGGGCACCGGTCGCTCGAGCGAGAGCAACCGCGTTCAGGAAATCTCCGAGATCAGCCGTGGCCTCAAGCAGCTCGCCAAGGAGCTGGATTGCCCCGTTATCGCGCTTTCGCAGCTCAGCCGTGCGGTCGAGCAGCGCGAGGACAAGCGTCCGCAGCTTTCCGACCTTCGTGAATCGGGCTCGATCGAGCAGGACGCCGACATGGTCTGGTTCGTCTATCGCGGCGACTATTATCTCGAAATGCGCAAGCCCGAGGACGACCATCCCGAATTCGTCGAGTGGCAGGAAGAGATGAACCGTCTCTATGGCCTCGCCGAGCTGATCGTCGCCAAGCAGCGCCACGGTTCGACCGGCAAGGTGATGATGAAGTTCGACCGCACGGTCACCCGCTTCACCGACGTCGTCGACGAGAGTTACTACGCCGAACCGCGCGGTTAG
- a CDS encoding YegP family protein, with the protein MPHRFHITKDKKGEFRVSFNYNSEKIFWTEGYSSKSSAKNAIDSILKNGPGAEVVDET; encoded by the coding sequence TTGCCGCATCGGTTCCACATCACCAAAGACAAGAAGGGCGAGTTCCGCGTGTCCTTCAACTATAACAGCGAGAAGATCTTCTGGACCGAGGGCTATAGCTCCAAGAGCAGCGCGAAGAACGCGATCGACTCGATCCTGAAGAACGGCCCGGGCGCCGAGGTCGTCGACGAGACCTGA